One Phoenix dactylifera cultivar Barhee BC4 chromosome 14, palm_55x_up_171113_PBpolish2nd_filt_p, whole genome shotgun sequence DNA window includes the following coding sequences:
- the LOC103696410 gene encoding probable bifunctional methylthioribulose-1-phosphate dehydratase/enolase-phosphatase E1 1 produces MASANALPLLSSQAYLEGKAVRETRELVAELCRHFYSFGWVTGTGGSITIKVHDDAVPKPEQLIVMSPSGVQKERMVPADMYVLSGNGTVLSAPSPKPYPHKPPKCTDCAPLFMKAYQMRSAGAVIHSHGMESCLATMIHPFLKEFRITHMEMIKGIQGHGYHDELVIPIIENTPHESELTESLSEAIAAYPKATAVLVRNHGIYIWGDSWISAKTQAECYHYLFDAAIKLHQMGIDWTTPSHGPISNMKAIQGKDKNLSGSLRAGLLNGNHAVELSRQCIVLDIEGTTTPISFVTDVLFPYARDNVRKHLISTYDSEETKDDIELLRAQVEDDLKQGLLGSVPIPSDNAGKEEVIDALVTNVEAMIRADRKITSLKQLQGHIWRTGFQNKELQGIVYEDVPEALKKWHADGLKIYIYSSGSREAQRLLFGNTAYGDLRKYLCGFFDTTIGNKREARSYCEISQSVGVDNPSQILFVTDVYQEAVAAKAAGLEVLISIRPGNAPLPENHGFGIIKSFAEI; encoded by the exons atgGCGTCGGCGAACGCGCTTCCGCTGCTGTCGTCGCAGGCGTACTTGGAGGGGAAGGCGGTGAGGGAGACGCGGGAGCTGGTCGCTGAACTCTGCCGCCACTTCTACTCATTCGGATGGGTCACGGGAACCGGCGGCAGTATCACCATCAAAGTCCACGACGACGCCGTCCccaagcccgagcagctcatCGTCATGTCTCCCTCCG GGGTTCAGAAGGAGCGGATGGTGCCAGCGGACATGTATGTGCTATCCGGGAACGGGACGGTGCTGTCAGCGCCTTCACCAAAACCCTACCCCCACAAGCCCCCCAAATGTACTGATTGTGCTCCCCTCTTCATGAAG GCTTATCAGATGCGCAGTGCTGGGGCTGTTATTCATAGTCATGGCATGGAGTCTTGTCTTGCAACAATGATCCATCCCTTCTTGAAAGAGTTCCGA ATTACTCACATGGAGATGATAAAAGGAATTCAAGGACATGGTTATCATGATGAGCTTGTTATTCCAATAATTGAGAACACTCCTCATGAGAGTGAGCTCACAGAATCCCTAAGTGAAGCG ATTGCAGCATACCCAAAAGCGACTGCTGTGCTTGTGCGTAACCATGGGATATATATATGGGGAGACTCTTGGATCAGTGCCAAGACACAG gCTGAATGTTATCATTATCTTTTTGATGCTGCCATCAAACTCCACCAAATGGGTATTGACTGGACTACTCCAAGTCATGGCCCAATAAGCAATATGAAAGCAATTCAAGGTAAAGATAAGAATCTAAGTGGTTCCTTAAGAGCAGGGCTTCTGAATGGCAATCACGCTGTGGAGCTGTCAAGA CAATGCATTGTTCTCGACATTGAAGGCACAACAACCCCAATATCATTTGTTACAGATGTTCTTTTTCCCTATGCTCGTGATAATGTGCGGAAACATTTGATATCAACGTATGATAGTGAGGAAACCAAGGATGATATCGAGCTATTGCGTGCCCAA GTTGAGGATGACCTGAAACAAGGGCTGCTGGGTTCTGTACCCATTCCATCTGATAATGCTGGGAAAGAGGAAGTTATAGATGCTTTAGTGACTAATGTGGAGGCAATGATAAGAGCTGATAGAAAAATTACTTCTCTTAAACAATTGCAG GGTCATATATGGAGAACCGGATTTCAAAACAAAGAATTGCAGGGAATTGTTTATGAGGAtgttcctgaagctcttaaaaAGTGGCATGCTGATGGCTTAAAG ATCTACATATATTCAAGTGGTAGTAGAGAGGCCCAGAGGCTTTTATTTGGAAATACTGCTTATGGGGACTTGAGAAAATATCTGTGTGGGTTTTTTGATACTACGATTGG AAACAAAAGGGAAGCGCGCAGTTATTGTGAAATCTCACAGTCGGTTGGAGTAGATAATCCATCTCAAATCTTATTTGTAACTGATGTTTATCAAGAAGCTGTGGCAGCAAAAGCTGCAG GTCTTGAAGTGTTAATCTCCATCCGTCCTGGAAATGCGCCACTCCCTGAGAATCACGGATTTGGGATAATAAAATCCTTTGCAGAAATCTGA
- the LOC103696407 gene encoding autophagy-related protein 101-like isoform X1 yields MNCETCQLKELVVEPLEIRDVLRCILHTIVFHRALGLVRPKDVDCELFDITYVQCGDAELERKIDEKINLFIGWVEKHPNKKSQVCLSFYEVRNKQATWMFSNKTERLYWEQWYINLHVVNTKTHGKSHNSKAPINPGDNALEESSSRRASLESALREVLFQIIKFVNEKKDHIPSVTNSEVISFPYEITTPSSSDSSFGWHTDVLKRMLQTGHPSMLS; encoded by the exons ATGAACTGCGAGACTTGCCAGCTTAAGGAACTG GTGGTGGAACCATTAGAGATACGGGATGTGTTGCGCT GCATATTGCATACAATTGTATTCCATAGAGCATTAGGTCTTGTGCGGCCAAAAGACGTTGACTGTGAACTCTTTGACATTACTTAT GTACAATGTGGAGATGctgagttagaaagaaaaatagatgaAAAGATTAACCTGTTTATTGGTTGGGTAGAGAAACATCCAAACAAAAAAAGCCAG GTATGCTTATCCTTCTATGAGGTCAGGAACAAGCAAGCAACATGGATGTTCAGTAACAAAACTGAGCGCCTTTATTGGGAGCAATGGTATATTAATTTACATGTAGTAAACACCAAAACACATGGCAAATCTCATAATTCTAAAGCACCCATAAACCCTGGAG ATAATGCACTGGAAGAAAGCAGTTCTAGACGTGCTTCCTTGGAGTCAGCACTCCGTGAAgtcttgtttcaaatcataaaatttgtcaatgagaagaaagaccatATTCCATCTGTAACAAATTCTGAAGTTATATCATTTCCATATGAAATCACGACCCCAAG CTCATCAGATTCTTCCTTTGGGTGGCACACTGATGTCCTCAAGAGAATGCTGCAGACTGGGCATCCTTCCATGCTCAGCTAA
- the LOC103696407 gene encoding autophagy-related protein 101-like isoform X3, translating to MNCETCQLKELVQCGDAELERKIDEKINLFIGWVEKHPNKKSQVCLSFYEVRNKQATWMFSNKTERLYWEQWYINLHVVNTKTHGKSHNSKAPINPGDNALEESSSRRASLESALREVLFQIIKFVNEKKDHIPSVTNSEVISFPYEITTPSSSDSSFGWHTDVLKRMLQTGHPSMLS from the exons ATGAACTGCGAGACTTGCCAGCTTAAGGAACTG GTACAATGTGGAGATGctgagttagaaagaaaaatagatgaAAAGATTAACCTGTTTATTGGTTGGGTAGAGAAACATCCAAACAAAAAAAGCCAG GTATGCTTATCCTTCTATGAGGTCAGGAACAAGCAAGCAACATGGATGTTCAGTAACAAAACTGAGCGCCTTTATTGGGAGCAATGGTATATTAATTTACATGTAGTAAACACCAAAACACATGGCAAATCTCATAATTCTAAAGCACCCATAAACCCTGGAG ATAATGCACTGGAAGAAAGCAGTTCTAGACGTGCTTCCTTGGAGTCAGCACTCCGTGAAgtcttgtttcaaatcataaaatttgtcaatgagaagaaagaccatATTCCATCTGTAACAAATTCTGAAGTTATATCATTTCCATATGAAATCACGACCCCAAG CTCATCAGATTCTTCCTTTGGGTGGCACACTGATGTCCTCAAGAGAATGCTGCAGACTGGGCATCCTTCCATGCTCAGCTAA
- the LOC103696407 gene encoding autophagy-related protein 101-like isoform X4, with protein sequence MCCAVQCGDAELERKIDEKINLFIGWVEKHPNKKSQVCLSFYEVRNKQATWMFSNKTERLYWEQWYINLHVVNTKTHGKSHNSKAPINPGDNALEESSSRRASLESALREVLFQIIKFVNEKKDHIPSVTNSEVISFPYEITTPSSSDSSFGWHTDVLKRMLQTGHPSMLS encoded by the exons ATGTGTTGCGCT GTACAATGTGGAGATGctgagttagaaagaaaaatagatgaAAAGATTAACCTGTTTATTGGTTGGGTAGAGAAACATCCAAACAAAAAAAGCCAG GTATGCTTATCCTTCTATGAGGTCAGGAACAAGCAAGCAACATGGATGTTCAGTAACAAAACTGAGCGCCTTTATTGGGAGCAATGGTATATTAATTTACATGTAGTAAACACCAAAACACATGGCAAATCTCATAATTCTAAAGCACCCATAAACCCTGGAG ATAATGCACTGGAAGAAAGCAGTTCTAGACGTGCTTCCTTGGAGTCAGCACTCCGTGAAgtcttgtttcaaatcataaaatttgtcaatgagaagaaagaccatATTCCATCTGTAACAAATTCTGAAGTTATATCATTTCCATATGAAATCACGACCCCAAG CTCATCAGATTCTTCCTTTGGGTGGCACACTGATGTCCTCAAGAGAATGCTGCAGACTGGGCATCCTTCCATGCTCAGCTAA
- the LOC103696407 gene encoding autophagy-related protein 101-like isoform X2 — MNCETCQLKELVVEPLEIRDVLRCILHTIVFHRALGLVRPKDVDCELFDITYVQCGDAELERKIDEKINLFIGWVEKHPNKKSQVCLSFYEVRNKQATWMFSNKTERLYWEQWYINLHVVNTKTHGKSHNSKAPINPGDNALEESSSRRASLESALREVLFQIIKFVNEKKDHIPSVTNSEVISFPYEITTPR, encoded by the exons ATGAACTGCGAGACTTGCCAGCTTAAGGAACTG GTGGTGGAACCATTAGAGATACGGGATGTGTTGCGCT GCATATTGCATACAATTGTATTCCATAGAGCATTAGGTCTTGTGCGGCCAAAAGACGTTGACTGTGAACTCTTTGACATTACTTAT GTACAATGTGGAGATGctgagttagaaagaaaaatagatgaAAAGATTAACCTGTTTATTGGTTGGGTAGAGAAACATCCAAACAAAAAAAGCCAG GTATGCTTATCCTTCTATGAGGTCAGGAACAAGCAAGCAACATGGATGTTCAGTAACAAAACTGAGCGCCTTTATTGGGAGCAATGGTATATTAATTTACATGTAGTAAACACCAAAACACATGGCAAATCTCATAATTCTAAAGCACCCATAAACCCTGGAG ATAATGCACTGGAAGAAAGCAGTTCTAGACGTGCTTCCTTGGAGTCAGCACTCCGTGAAgtcttgtttcaaatcataaaatttgtcaatgagaagaaagaccatATTCCATCTGTAACAAATTCTGAAGTTATATCATTTCCATATGAAATCACGACCCCAAG GTGA